The following proteins come from a genomic window of Panicum hallii strain FIL2 chromosome 8, PHallii_v3.1, whole genome shotgun sequence:
- the LOC112903382 gene encoding uncharacterized protein LOC112903382 isoform X2 gives MEGTAGSIPKFGEWKANDGGSPYTMYFENARKRRSNSGIAPPPGASPARIISAPAGPRTPPRAPDAKPVKPEDRANRSRNQAKAGQGGSGSVPTWGEWNESNSSAGAQQYTLVFNQLREERRSAPPTPSIEHVQRPTPTRATHHDLYDHAPKGFKCCGLF, from the exons ATGGAG GGTACTGCTGGGAGCATTCCAAAATTTGGTGAGTGGAAGGCCAATGACGGCGGTTCCCCTTATACCATGTATTTTGAAAATGCAAGGAAGCGAAGGAGCAACAGTGGCATCGCACCTCCCCCTGGGGCATCTCCAGCTCGCATCATCTCTGCCCCAGCTGGCCCTAGAACTCCGCCACGAGCACCTGATGCCAAGCCAGTGAAACCTGAGGACCGCGCCAACCGCTCACGAAACCAAGCCAAA GCTGGACAAGGTGGCTCTGGCTCAGTGCCAACCTGGGGCGAGTGGAATGAGAGCAACAGCAGCGCAGGTGCTCAGCAGTATACACTTGTCTTTAACCAGCTAAGGGAGGAAAGGAGGAGTGCTCCTCCAACGCCTAGCATTGAGCATGTACAACGTCCTACTCCAACTCGAGCCACTCATCATGATCTTTATGATCATGCACCCAAG GGCTTCAAATGCTGCGGGTTGTTTTGA
- the LOC112903382 gene encoding uncharacterized protein LOC112903382 isoform X1 encodes MEGTAGSIPKFGEWKANDGGSPYTMYFENARKRRSNSGIAPPPGASPARIISAPAGPRTPPRAPDAKPVKPEDRANRSRNQAKAGQGGSGSVPTWGEWNESNSSAGAQQYTLVFNQLREERRSAPPTPSIEHVQRPTPTRATHHDLYDHAPKPRDTTLLKTIFHYRASNAAGCFEYLRDYGCYTRS; translated from the exons ATGGAG GGTACTGCTGGGAGCATTCCAAAATTTGGTGAGTGGAAGGCCAATGACGGCGGTTCCCCTTATACCATGTATTTTGAAAATGCAAGGAAGCGAAGGAGCAACAGTGGCATCGCACCTCCCCCTGGGGCATCTCCAGCTCGCATCATCTCTGCCCCAGCTGGCCCTAGAACTCCGCCACGAGCACCTGATGCCAAGCCAGTGAAACCTGAGGACCGCGCCAACCGCTCACGAAACCAAGCCAAA GCTGGACAAGGTGGCTCTGGCTCAGTGCCAACCTGGGGCGAGTGGAATGAGAGCAACAGCAGCGCAGGTGCTCAGCAGTATACACTTGTCTTTAACCAGCTAAGGGAGGAAAGGAGGAGTGCTCCTCCAACGCCTAGCATTGAGCATGTACAACGTCCTACTCCAACTCGAGCCACTCATCATGATCTTTATGATCATGCACCCAAG CCTCGGGATACTACATTATTGAAAACCATTTTCCATTACAGGGCTTCAAATGCTGCGGGTTGTTTTGAATATCTAAGAGATTATGGCTGTTACACCAGAAGCTGA